The Dyadobacter sandarakinus DNA window GTATGTAGCCGATTCTGGCTTTGCCGGACCAGGCAAGTGATTCACTGTATGCAGGTACTTCCCGGGTTGAGACCGTGCTGTCAAAATCATCGGCACCGGACATGATTTCGAGGAGCAGCGCAGCGTCCGCTACACTTCTGGTAATGGGCCCGATGCAATCAAATGAGGAAGCGTATGCAATCAGTCCATGACGGGAAATCCGCCCGTAAGACGGTTTCAGGCCGACTACGCCGCAAAATGCCGCAGGCTGCCGTACAGATCCGCCTGTATCACTACCCAGTGAGGCATGGCACAGGCCCGCCTGAACTGCCGCAGCAGAACCTCCCGAAGATCCCCCCGGAACCCGCGTATGGTCGGCAGCGTTCAGCACTGGCCCGAAGGCCGAGTTTTCATTGGATGACCCCATGGCAAACTCATCGCAGTTTTGCCTGCCGATTACAATAGCATCTGCGTCCAGCAGTCGCTGAACCGCCGTCGCCGTATATGGAGCTGTATAAGAATTAAGGATTTTGCTTCCGGCCCGAACGGCATGGCCCTGATGTGAAAGTACATCTTTGAGGCCTAGTATCAGGCCTGCAAGCCGGCCCGCTTCTCCCCGGGCAAGTTTCTGGTCGACTACCTCGGCGGCGGCAAGCGCCTCTGCGGCATACACTTCGACGAAAGCATTGAGATGCGCATTTTCCTGAATCCTGTCCAGGTAATGCTTAACTAAGTTGACGCAGGTTAAAACACCTTCACGTAAATCTTCCTGAATTTGCGTCAGCGTCAGATACTCTTTCAATGTAGGATCTTTGTGGGGGTTGTAAAAAAATCAGAGCCATTAAGTGGTTGCTTAGTGGCTCTGCCAATATTGTCGGTGTGAAAGTGAAAGCGTTATTTGGGATCTTCCATGCTTTTTTCAATATTCTCTTTAACGTCTTTGGTAGCATTCTTGAATTCATTGATGCCCTGTCCCAAACCACGCATCAGTTCTGGAATTTTCTTCGCACCGAAGAACAGTAAAACGAACAACGCGACTAAAAAGATCTCCTGTCCTCCTAATCCCATGATGCCCAAAACGGTTATTGATTCCATATCGTTTATTTTTTAATGTTTACAAAAATACTGATTATAATTTTAAACAACTATACCTGCAGGCCACTTTATCCGATATTGATCGTTTTTTCACGCTTCTCCCAGGCACTGAACTTTTGGATGTCCGAGGACATGGTCTTGATGAGCCAGAGTACCAGCGCGACATCATCGGTGATCCCGATAAAGGGCAGAAAATCAGGTACCAGGTCGATCGGTGAAACGAAATATACGAGCACGGCGACGATAGAGATCAGACTTTTCCAGGGCAATGCACGATAGTCGCCCGAGGCATAGGCCCGTACCATCCGGATCAGCAGCTGAACCTGCGTCTGAAACTCACTGAGATTTCCGCTGAAACCTACCTTTTGTAACTTACCTACCACATCTTTGGCAAGCTGCAGAAGCTGGGCCGAGTTGCGGGCGTACTTGCCGGCCTTGCCGGTCGCCTTCTTAAAAAATACCGACTTTAATACACGGGAAATCATCGATTCGTCATTCATGTTAAAGGCAGGAAAAATAGCTCGGAAAAGACAATATAACCATTAAAACAGGCAAAAAGTTGTAATTACCGCAGGGCTTGTTACATTTCAGGCAAAAAATCATATTCCACTTGGTTTAAACAAATTATGTATCCTATTTTAGGAAAAAAATTTAAAAAGCATCATTTTCTATACAATAAACCATATTTTTTATGAAGATTACTGTTGTAGGTGCTGGCGCTGTCGGTGCAACCACTGCCGATAATATCATACGTCGTGAACTGGCTGAGGAAGTTGTACTGCTGGACATTAAAGAAGGAGTAAGTGAGGGCAAAGCGCTGGACATGTACCAGACTGCCGCATTGCTCGGCTTCAACACCAAGCCTGTCGGCACCACCAACGACTACGAAAAGACCAAAGGCTCGGACGTAGTAGTAATCACTTCGGGGCTTCCCCGCAAGCCCGGCATGACCCGTGAAGAGCTTATCGGAATCAATGCAGGCATTGTTAAAGGTGTTACTGAAAATATCCTGAAGTACTCCCCGAAAGCCATCATCATCGTGGTTTCCAACCCTATGGACACCATGACTTACCTGGCACTTAAAGAATCAGGAATTCCTAAAAAACGTCTGATTGGTATGGGTGGTGCGCTGGATAGTGCGCGGTTCAAAACCTACCTCGCTCTTGCCATGGACGTTTCACCGCTGGACATTCACGGTATGGTCATTGGCGGCCATGGCGATACGACCATGATCCCGCTTACCCGCCTGGCAACTTATAACGGAATTCCGGTAAGCCGCTTCCTCTCGCCCGAGCAACTCGAGAAAGTCGCTTCGGACACCATGGTGGGTGGCGCAACGCTAACCAAGCTCATCGGCACCTCTGCCTGGTACGCCCCCGGTGCAGCTACCCTGCTGCTGGTTGAAAGCATTGTGCGCAACCAGAGGCGCATTGTACCCTGCAGCGTTTCCCTTAATGGTGAGTACGGTCAGAAAGACATCTGTATG harbors:
- the mdh gene encoding malate dehydrogenase, with translation MKITVVGAGAVGATTADNIIRRELAEEVVLLDIKEGVSEGKALDMYQTAALLGFNTKPVGTTNDYEKTKGSDVVVITSGLPRKPGMTREELIGINAGIVKGVTENILKYSPKAIIIVVSNPMDTMTYLALKESGIPKKRLIGMGGALDSARFKTYLALAMDVSPLDIHGMVIGGHGDTTMIPLTRLATYNGIPVSRFLSPEQLEKVASDTMVGGATLTKLIGTSAWYAPGAATLLLVESIVRNQRRIVPCSVSLNGEYGQKDICMGVPVVLGRQGWEKIINLRLSDAEKAAFEKSAEAVRSMNGALTLTQQ
- the gatA gene encoding Asp-tRNA(Asn)/Glu-tRNA(Gln) amidotransferase subunit GatA, with the protein product MKEYLTLTQIQEDLREGVLTCVNLVKHYLDRIQENAHLNAFVEVYAAEALAAAEVVDQKLARGEAGRLAGLILGLKDVLSHQGHAVRAGSKILNSYTAPYTATAVQRLLDADAIVIGRQNCDEFAMGSSNENSAFGPVLNAADHTRVPGGSSGGSAAAVQAGLCHASLGSDTGGSVRQPAAFCGVVGLKPSYGRISRHGLIAYASSFDCIGPITRSVADAALLLEIMSGADDFDSTVSTREVPAYSESLAWSGKARIGYIRESVESTAIAPEIREKTTALLDRLKAKGHAVEPIEMPLLHSLLPTYYILTTAEASSNLSRFDGVRYGHRSQEATDLESLYKRSRTKGFGEEVRRRILLGTFVLSANYYDAYYTKAQRVRRLVREESERFFKQFDFLISPVTPTTAFKIGEKTEDPLQMYLADIFTVQANVIGNPAIAIPCGSGENSLPIGIQVMAPYFGEKNMLAFASYLESLGLKH
- a CDS encoding Sec-independent protein translocase subunit TatA/TatB, producing MESITVLGIMGLGGQEIFLVALFVLLFFGAKKIPELMRGLGQGINEFKNATKDVKENIEKSMEDPK
- a CDS encoding YkvA family protein; this translates as MNDESMISRVLKSVFFKKATGKAGKYARNSAQLLQLAKDVVGKLQKVGFSGNLSEFQTQVQLLIRMVRAYASGDYRALPWKSLISIVAVLVYFVSPIDLVPDFLPFIGITDDVALVLWLIKTMSSDIQKFSAWEKREKTINIG